The following are from one region of the Variovorax sp. V213 genome:
- a CDS encoding amino acid adenylation domain-containing protein has protein sequence MEIDKHSIADRFARLPRGKQKAFLGLLQKQGVDFAKLPIVALPPETKAELSYAQLRQWFLWQLDPKSTAYHISGALKLHGSLDIEALKKSFAALVERHASLRTVFQADAQGLCEQIVQDHADLGIPVIDLAGAQGDVEARAREEARRLSATPFDLTTGPLMRVGVIRLAPQVHVLVLVMHHIVADGSSLHLLVGEFVAQYRARVRGDGLELPPLPVRYIDYAAWQRNWLEAGEKDRQLAYWTERLGTGNPALQLATDHSRRPSGHYTAARHGVDLPPELVQGLHKRARVQGATLFMVLLAAFQALLHRYTGQQDIRVGVSVANRHRAETEGVIGLFVNTQVMRSAVESRMSLAKVLAQAKEAAMGAHAHQDLPFEQLVEALQPERSLSVSPLFQVMFSHERTDSRTLKQLPGLELEEYPLAAPVAQFELVLSTSEDVDGRLHASFIYASELFEPATIERMTAHYVAMLGALAGDDGHAVGDIELLGASEQAQLAAWSMNTQREPEAEPVHRMIERQARLQPDATALLFADEALSFSELNRRANRLAHRLIALGVKPDALVGIAMERSVELVVGLLGILKAGGAYLPLDPDYPAERLAYMVQDSGIELLLAHRATHACLHDRSRLATLEIDSLDFGGESDADPQVALHGENLAYVIYTSGSTGQPKGAAIRHHALHSCMAWMQRTYGLTQGDTVLHKAPFGFDVSVWELFWPMTAGARLVVANPGDHRDPARLVELIQRHQVTTLNFVPSMLQAFLAHEGIEASTRLRHIICGGEAMPAETQKETLQRLRGATLQNLYGPTETTIHVTRWTCRDDGQSLVPIGQPISHTSAHVLDAELNLVPQGVAGELYLGGVSLARGYLNRPGLSAERFVADPFDSEGGGRLYRTGDLVRWNAEGQLEYLGRIDHQVKIRGLRIELGEIEAQLLAQPEVREAVVVAKDGPAGARLVAYLAAHAGRAVDSAVLKERLAQVLPDYMVPRAFAVLDGLPLNANGKVDRKALPEPEGLGSERAHEAPEGDVEEALAGVWREVLGVARVGRNDNFFELGGDSLLSLKLIALVRKQLPGGSHLSLADVMQASSLRELAARVHQRADSANDAVCLHAGGTGVPLFCLPGLIVNTREFQPLARAVQGDRPVYAFVSHVYTRKRWRGFAIRELAAEYADFIVATATGGRCALLGWSLGGDLAFEVARQLQGRIEIMFFGAVDVFESEPMVPAGTLAPAQRLRADEVLAAWLAKSDMAAQWKELFARMTEAERTWVAEQLLAPAWVSPLDGAGDEAYEYLLWATLDSRVQSARYQEARTELPVQVFHAERSLRAPGALRRWPDRARVLSTEVVARTGHLDIIRDAQFGATVKSRLLALDPA, from the coding sequence ATGGAGATCGACAAGCACAGCATCGCGGACCGGTTCGCGCGCCTGCCGCGGGGCAAGCAGAAGGCCTTTCTCGGTCTCTTGCAGAAGCAGGGCGTGGACTTCGCCAAGCTGCCCATCGTGGCCCTGCCGCCTGAAACCAAGGCCGAACTTTCCTACGCGCAGTTGCGCCAGTGGTTCCTGTGGCAGTTGGACCCGAAGAGCACGGCGTACCACATCTCGGGCGCGCTGAAGCTACATGGGTCGCTGGACATCGAGGCGCTGAAGAAAAGTTTTGCGGCGCTGGTCGAACGCCATGCGTCGCTGCGCACGGTGTTCCAGGCGGACGCGCAGGGGCTGTGCGAACAGATCGTGCAGGACCACGCCGATCTCGGCATCCCGGTGATCGACCTGGCTGGTGCGCAGGGTGATGTGGAAGCGCGTGCGCGCGAGGAAGCCCGCCGCCTGAGCGCCACGCCCTTCGACCTCACGACAGGCCCGCTGATGCGGGTGGGCGTCATCCGGCTCGCGCCGCAGGTGCATGTGCTGGTGCTGGTGATGCACCACATCGTTGCCGACGGAAGCTCGCTGCACCTGCTGGTCGGAGAGTTCGTGGCGCAGTACCGCGCGCGGGTGCGTGGCGATGGGTTGGAACTTCCGCCGCTGCCGGTCCGCTACATCGACTACGCGGCATGGCAGCGCAACTGGCTGGAAGCGGGCGAGAAGGACAGGCAGCTCGCCTACTGGACCGAACGCCTCGGCACCGGCAACCCGGCGCTGCAGCTGGCTACGGACCACAGCCGGCGGCCGAGTGGGCACTACACCGCTGCCCGGCACGGCGTCGACCTGCCGCCCGAGCTGGTGCAAGGCCTTCACAAGCGCGCGCGCGTTCAGGGCGCGACGCTCTTCATGGTGCTGCTGGCCGCGTTCCAGGCCCTGCTGCACCGCTACACCGGGCAGCAGGACATCCGCGTGGGCGTCTCGGTAGCGAACCGCCATCGCGCGGAAACGGAAGGCGTCATCGGGCTCTTCGTCAACACGCAGGTCATGCGCAGCGCGGTCGAAAGCCGCATGAGCCTCGCGAAGGTGCTGGCGCAGGCGAAGGAGGCCGCAATGGGCGCGCACGCGCACCAGGACCTGCCGTTCGAGCAACTGGTGGAGGCGCTGCAGCCCGAGCGCAGCCTGAGCGTGAGCCCGCTGTTCCAGGTGATGTTCAGCCACGAGCGGACCGACTCCCGCACGTTGAAGCAACTGCCCGGCCTTGAACTGGAAGAGTATCCGCTCGCGGCACCGGTGGCGCAGTTCGAACTGGTGCTGAGCACCAGCGAGGATGTGGACGGGCGGCTGCATGCGAGCTTCATTTATGCGTCGGAGCTGTTCGAGCCCGCCACCATCGAACGCATGACCGCGCACTACGTCGCGATGCTTGGTGCGCTGGCCGGAGATGACGGGCATGCCGTGGGCGACATCGAACTCCTCGGCGCATCCGAGCAGGCGCAACTCGCGGCATGGAGCATGAACACGCAGCGCGAGCCAGAGGCCGAGCCCGTGCACCGCATGATCGAGCGGCAGGCCCGACTGCAGCCGGACGCCACCGCGCTGCTCTTCGCCGACGAGGCATTGAGCTTCTCGGAGCTCAACCGCCGCGCCAACCGCCTGGCGCACCGCCTGATCGCCCTGGGCGTCAAGCCCGACGCACTGGTGGGCATCGCGATGGAGCGCTCGGTCGAACTGGTGGTGGGCCTGCTCGGCATTCTGAAAGCCGGTGGCGCCTACCTGCCGCTGGACCCGGACTACCCGGCCGAGCGCCTGGCCTACATGGTGCAGGACAGTGGCATCGAACTGCTGCTGGCCCACCGCGCCACGCACGCCTGCCTGCACGACCGCAGCCGCCTGGCCACGCTGGAAATCGACAGCCTCGATTTCGGCGGCGAATCCGACGCCGATCCCCAGGTCGCACTGCACGGCGAGAACCTCGCCTACGTCATCTACACCTCCGGCTCCACCGGCCAGCCCAAGGGCGCCGCCATCCGCCACCATGCCTTGCACAGCTGCATGGCCTGGATGCAGCGCACCTACGGGCTCACCCAGGGCGACACCGTGCTGCACAAGGCGCCGTTCGGCTTCGACGTCTCGGTGTGGGAGCTGTTCTGGCCGATGACCGCGGGCGCGCGGCTGGTGGTTGCGAATCCTGGCGACCACCGCGATCCGGCCCGGCTGGTCGAACTGATCCAGCGCCACCAGGTCACCACGCTCAACTTCGTGCCCTCGATGCTGCAGGCCTTCCTCGCGCACGAAGGCATCGAGGCCAGCACGCGGCTGCGCCACATCATCTGCGGCGGCGAGGCGATGCCGGCCGAGACGCAGAAGGAGACGCTGCAGCGCCTCAGGGGCGCCACGCTGCAGAACCTCTACGGGCCGACCGAGACCACCATCCACGTCACGCGCTGGACCTGCCGGGACGATGGCCAGAGCCTCGTGCCCATCGGCCAGCCGATCAGCCACACCAGCGCCCATGTGCTGGATGCCGAACTCAACCTCGTGCCCCAGGGGGTCGCGGGCGAGCTGTACCTCGGCGGCGTGAGCCTGGCCCGCGGCTACCTGAACCGGCCGGGCCTGAGCGCCGAGCGCTTCGTGGCCGATCCGTTCGACAGCGAAGGTGGAGGCCGGCTGTACCGCACCGGCGACCTGGTGCGCTGGAACGCCGAGGGGCAGCTCGAATACCTGGGCCGCATCGACCACCAGGTGAAGATCCGAGGGCTGCGCATCGAGCTGGGGGAGATCGAGGCGCAACTGCTGGCGCAGCCCGAAGTGCGCGAGGCCGTCGTCGTGGCGAAGGACGGCCCGGCGGGCGCACGCCTGGTGGCCTACCTCGCGGCGCATGCGGGCCGGGCCGTCGACAGCGCGGTGCTCAAGGAACGCCTCGCACAGGTGCTGCCCGACTACATGGTGCCGCGCGCCTTCGCCGTGCTCGACGGCCTGCCGCTGAACGCCAATGGCAAGGTGGACCGCAAGGCGCTGCCGGAGCCGGAAGGGCTGGGCAGCGAACGCGCCCACGAGGCACCAGAAGGCGATGTCGAAGAGGCATTGGCCGGAGTCTGGCGCGAGGTGCTGGGCGTGGCACGCGTGGGGCGCAACGACAACTTCTTCGAGCTGGGCGGCGATTCCCTCCTGAGCCTGAAGCTGATCGCGCTCGTCCGCAAGCAGCTGCCCGGCGGCAGCCACCTGAGCCTGGCCGATGTGATGCAGGCCAGCAGCCTCCGCGAGCTGGCCGCGCGCGTGCACCAACGGGCCGACAGCGCCAACGATGCGGTGTGCCTGCATGCGGGCGGCACGGGCGTGCCGCTGTTCTGCCTGCCCGGCCTGATCGTCAACACGCGCGAGTTCCAGCCGCTGGCTCGCGCGGTGCAGGGTGACCGGCCGGTGTATGCCTTCGTGAGCCACGTCTACACGCGCAAGCGCTGGCGCGGCTTTGCCATTCGGGAGCTCGCGGCCGAATACGCGGACTTCATCGTCGCAACCGCCACCGGGGGCCGCTGCGCACTGCTGGGCTGGTCGCTGGGCGGCGACCTGGCTTTCGAGGTGGCGCGGCAGCTGCAGGGGCGCATCGAGATCATGTTCTTCGGCGCGGTCGATGTGTTCGAGTCGGAACCGATGGTTCCGGCGGGCACGTTGGCGCCGGCGCAGCGCCTGCGGGCCGACGAGGTGCTGGCCGCATGGCTTGCCAAGTCGGACATGGCGGCTCAATGGAAAGAGCTGTTCGCCCGCATGACCGAGGCCGAGCGGACCTGGGTGGCCGAGCAACTGCTGGCCCCGGCCTGGGTGTCGCCGCTCGATGGTGCGGGTGACGAGGCCTACGAATACCTGCTGTGGGCCACGCTCGACAGCCGCGTGCAGTCCGCGCGCTACCAGGAGGCCAGGACGGAACTGCCGGTGCAGGTGTTCCATGCCGAGCGCTCGCTGCGGGCGCCGGGTGCCCTGCGCCGCTGGCCGGACCGCGCGCGCGTGCTCTCGACCGAGGTCGTGGCGCGCACCGGCCACCTGGACATCATTCGCGACGCGCAGTTCGGCGCCACCGTGAAGAGCCGCCTGCTGGCGCTCGATCCCGCCTAG
- a CDS encoding TonB-dependent siderophore receptor, with amino-acid sequence MNTALAAAFGTAFSLCSASASAQATGQQPRAADPTLPAITVNATTEESATGHVNGYLAKRSTAGSKTDTPIVETPQSISVITADRMDAIGATNVKEALGYTPGVNIAPFGADSRYDWITIRGFDGYAPGFYLDGMPLRNNGTWGVWKTENYGTERIEVLRGPASVLYGMASPGGVVNIASKLPTAEPLREIQLQYGNDARRQVAGDFSGALDAEGKVLYRITGVLRDAQLPGGSSRDDRTYIAPSITWKPSSDTTFTLLAQYQKNRAGAYSRIRPAEGSLTPTRIGTFIPSDLNVADPTFDHFNQDQKMIGYQLEHRFNDTFTVRQKLRYGKLEVDYRTLQSPSFATMDAANALNPINYQYLNRGVFGSQESTTSLTMDNQLQADLRSGDWQHKVLLGLDYQRTRIDQYTYSSVVGAPLLDIYAPVYGSAIDIPSPYVNGVSRLAQTGIYLQDQIKWGDRWSLTLGGRYDTAQSSAYSRFDGTTQRISENKFTKRAGLVYLAPNGLAPYLSYAESFAPTGTIDPTTKTPFKPESGRQYEAGIRYQPPGGKSLYSAAIFDLRRKNYITYDATFMPKQTGEISVRGLELEATTELMPRLNLTASYAYTPRAIVTASSRVAEIGKQATSVPRNRLSVWADYRFSNGLKVGVGARFNGSTHGDGEIVAPAKVPSYTLLDAMIGYDIDRWTLALNLRNLTNKTYIANCAYGYCYLGTQRTAVATATYRW; translated from the coding sequence TTGAATACCGCGCTCGCCGCGGCTTTCGGCACAGCCTTTTCACTTTGCAGCGCGAGCGCCTCGGCGCAAGCCACGGGACAGCAGCCGCGTGCCGCCGACCCGACGCTGCCCGCGATCACCGTGAACGCCACCACGGAAGAATCCGCCACCGGCCACGTCAACGGCTACCTCGCCAAGCGCAGCACGGCCGGCAGCAAGACCGACACGCCGATCGTGGAGACGCCGCAGTCGATCTCGGTCATCACGGCCGACCGCATGGACGCCATCGGCGCCACCAACGTCAAGGAAGCGCTCGGCTACACGCCGGGCGTCAACATCGCCCCCTTCGGCGCCGATTCGCGCTACGACTGGATCACGATCCGCGGCTTCGACGGCTATGCGCCGGGCTTCTACCTGGACGGCATGCCGCTGCGCAACAACGGTACCTGGGGCGTCTGGAAGACCGAGAACTACGGCACCGAACGCATCGAAGTGCTGCGCGGACCGGCCTCGGTGCTCTACGGCATGGCAAGTCCGGGCGGCGTGGTCAACATCGCGAGCAAGCTGCCCACGGCGGAACCCCTGCGTGAAATCCAGCTGCAGTACGGCAACGACGCCCGCCGCCAGGTGGCCGGCGACTTCTCCGGCGCGCTCGATGCGGAAGGCAAGGTGCTCTACCGCATCACCGGCGTGCTGCGCGATGCCCAGCTGCCCGGCGGCAGCTCGCGCGACGACCGCACCTACATCGCACCTTCGATCACCTGGAAGCCTTCGAGCGACACCACCTTCACGCTGCTGGCCCAGTACCAGAAGAACCGTGCGGGCGCCTACAGCCGCATCCGCCCTGCGGAAGGTTCGCTGACGCCGACGCGCATCGGCACCTTCATTCCCAGCGACCTGAACGTCGCCGACCCGACTTTCGATCACTTCAACCAAGACCAGAAGATGATCGGCTACCAGCTCGAGCATCGCTTCAACGACACCTTCACCGTGCGCCAGAAGCTGCGCTACGGCAAGCTCGAAGTCGACTACCGGACCCTGCAGTCGCCAAGCTTCGCCACCATGGACGCTGCCAATGCGCTGAACCCGATCAACTACCAGTACCTGAACCGCGGCGTCTTCGGCAGCCAGGAAAGCACGACGTCCCTCACCATGGACAACCAGCTGCAGGCCGACCTGCGTTCGGGCGACTGGCAGCACAAGGTTCTGTTGGGCCTGGACTACCAGCGCACCCGCATCGACCAGTACACCTACAGCAGCGTCGTCGGCGCGCCGCTGCTCGACATCTACGCACCCGTGTACGGCAGCGCCATCGACATCCCCAGCCCCTACGTCAACGGCGTGAGCCGCCTGGCGCAGACCGGCATCTACCTGCAGGACCAGATCAAGTGGGGCGACCGCTGGTCGCTCACGCTCGGTGGCCGCTACGACACGGCCCAGAGCAGCGCCTACAGCCGGTTCGACGGCACGACCCAGCGCATCTCCGAAAACAAGTTCACCAAGCGCGCGGGCCTGGTCTACCTGGCACCGAACGGCTTGGCACCCTACCTGAGCTACGCGGAATCGTTCGCGCCGACCGGCACCATCGATCCGACCACGAAGACGCCCTTCAAGCCGGAAAGCGGCCGCCAGTACGAGGCCGGCATCCGCTACCAGCCGCCGGGCGGCAAGTCGCTCTACAGCGCGGCCATTTTCGACCTGCGCCGCAAGAACTACATCACCTACGACGCGACGTTCATGCCGAAGCAGACCGGCGAGATCTCGGTGCGCGGCCTCGAACTCGAGGCCACCACCGAACTCATGCCGCGCCTGAACCTCACGGCCTCCTACGCCTACACGCCGCGCGCCATCGTCACGGCCAGCAGCAGGGTCGCGGAAATCGGCAAGCAGGCAACGTCCGTGCCGCGCAACCGCCTGTCGGTGTGGGCGGACTACCGCTTCAGCAACGGCCTGAAGGTGGGCGTAGGCGCGCGCTTCAACGGCTCGACCCATGGCGACGGGGAAATCGTGGCGCCGGCCAAGGTGCCGTCGTACACGCTGCTCGACGCCATGATCGGCTACGACATCGATCGCTGGACGCTGGCACTGAACCTGCGCAACCTGACCAACAAGACCTACATCGCCAACTGCGCCTACGGCTATTGCTACCTGGGCACGCAGCGCACGGCGGTGGCGACGGCCACCTACCGCTGGTAA
- a CDS encoding lysine N(6)-hydroxylase/L-ornithine N(5)-oxygenase family protein encodes MVIHDLIGIGFGPSNIALAIALDEKRRDGRRVDAMFIEKQAGFAWHKDMMLDQAHMQISFMKDLATLRNPTSRFTFINYLHEKKRLQDFINLKTFFPSRHEFNDYLGWAAAQFEDACVYGEEVFEVLPEKETHGGEVSLLRVRSRDGAGHVTERLARNLVVSIGGMPNIPEGFGPLRDDPRVFHSSSYLRDMARLPEAARIAIVGAGQSAAEIFMDLQGRPHAPQVDLIMRARSIRPSDDSPFVNEVFNVEFTDYIYSRAEDERAALIDEFGHTNYAVADLDLIQQIFKMFYEQKVRGEERMRFLRRHEIRGVHATVDGIHLTLSDQDTGRDSTSRYDAVVLATGYAREQHKALLAPLAPYLGDFPVDRHYRVGSTPDFHPAIFLQGACESSHGLSDTLLSVTSVRTGEIGNALLKAIPAGTPTAANAANSALRERQPVRA; translated from the coding sequence ATGGTGATTCATGACCTCATCGGCATCGGCTTCGGCCCTTCGAACATCGCGCTGGCCATTGCGCTGGACGAGAAACGCCGCGACGGCCGCCGCGTCGATGCGATGTTCATCGAGAAGCAGGCCGGCTTCGCCTGGCACAAGGACATGATGCTGGACCAGGCGCACATGCAGATCTCGTTCATGAAGGACCTGGCGACGCTGCGCAACCCGACCAGCCGCTTCACCTTCATCAACTACCTGCACGAGAAGAAGCGCCTGCAGGACTTCATCAACCTGAAGACCTTCTTCCCCAGCCGCCACGAGTTCAACGACTACCTGGGCTGGGCCGCGGCCCAGTTCGAGGATGCCTGCGTCTACGGCGAGGAAGTCTTCGAGGTGCTGCCCGAAAAAGAAACGCATGGCGGCGAAGTCTCATTGCTGCGCGTGCGCTCTCGCGACGGCGCCGGCCACGTGACCGAACGGCTCGCGCGCAACCTGGTCGTCAGCATCGGCGGCATGCCCAACATTCCGGAAGGCTTTGGCCCGCTCAGGGACGACCCGCGCGTGTTCCATTCGAGCAGCTACCTGCGGGACATGGCCCGCCTGCCCGAGGCCGCAAGAATCGCCATCGTCGGCGCCGGCCAGAGCGCGGCCGAGATCTTCATGGACCTGCAGGGCCGGCCGCACGCGCCGCAGGTCGACCTGATCATGCGGGCCCGCTCGATCCGCCCGTCCGACGACAGCCCCTTCGTGAACGAGGTGTTCAACGTCGAGTTCACCGACTACATCTACAGCCGGGCCGAGGACGAGCGCGCCGCGCTGATCGACGAGTTCGGCCACACCAACTACGCGGTGGCCGATCTCGACCTGATCCAGCAGATATTCAAGATGTTCTACGAGCAGAAAGTGCGCGGAGAGGAGCGCATGCGCTTCCTGCGCCGGCACGAGATCCGCGGCGTGCATGCCACGGTCGACGGCATCCACCTCACCCTGTCGGACCAGGACACCGGCCGCGACAGCACCTCGCGCTACGACGCCGTGGTGCTGGCCACCGGCTATGCCCGCGAACAGCACAAGGCGCTGCTGGCGCCGCTCGCCCCGTACCTCGGCGATTTCCCGGTCGACCGCCACTACCGTGTCGGCAGCACGCCGGACTTCCATCCCGCCATCTTCCTGCAGGGCGCCTGCGAGTCCTCGCACGGGCTGAGCGACACGCTGCTGTCGGTCACCTCGGTGCGCACAGGCGAGATCGGCAATGCGCTGCTCAAGGCGATTCCGGCGGGCACGCCGACGGCGGCCAATGCCGCAAACAGCGCCCTCCGCGAGCGCCAGCCGGTCCGCGCGTAG
- a CDS encoding GNAT family N-acetyltransferase, which yields MTSTPHVSYADGMPHAITREGGMLGVRNTQDGTRSLWKVGQCATLDWVDGSNASTAHLLAALEGAFECHPTSKTFTVAPSQPAAVLMQAGVLLPAEGGKALACRDMLWQQPSLWLPTVHAPMALQYALTNGKRHPVRPPKPRGVLYQRFIPWLGKTFSFRSFDFEADLAMFNRWMNDPDVAVIWEEEGDLDKHRQYLSAIDRDPHMYSMIACLDDEPFGYFEMYWAKESRIAPFYDVDDHDRGWHVLIGEPAFRGKAFATAWLTSISHYIFLCDPRTQRAVGEPRIDHLQQIRNLDKSGYAKVKEFDLPHKRALLVVMLRERYFTDALWLPRSDGAATPAQHSA from the coding sequence ATGACGTCCACTCCCCATGTTTCCTATGCGGACGGCATGCCGCACGCGATCACGCGCGAGGGCGGGATGCTCGGCGTGCGCAACACGCAGGACGGCACGCGCTCGCTCTGGAAGGTCGGCCAGTGCGCCACGCTCGACTGGGTGGACGGCAGCAATGCCTCCACGGCCCATCTGCTGGCGGCGCTCGAAGGCGCGTTCGAATGCCACCCGACAAGCAAGACCTTCACCGTTGCCCCGAGCCAACCGGCCGCGGTGCTCATGCAGGCCGGCGTGCTGCTGCCGGCTGAAGGCGGCAAGGCCCTCGCCTGCCGCGACATGCTGTGGCAGCAGCCCTCTCTCTGGCTGCCCACCGTGCACGCGCCCATGGCGCTGCAATACGCGCTGACCAACGGCAAGCGCCACCCCGTACGCCCGCCCAAGCCGCGCGGCGTGCTCTACCAGCGCTTCATTCCCTGGCTCGGCAAGACCTTCTCGTTTCGCAGCTTCGACTTCGAGGCCGACCTCGCGATGTTCAACCGCTGGATGAACGACCCCGACGTGGCCGTGATCTGGGAGGAAGAAGGCGACCTCGACAAGCACCGCCAGTATCTTTCGGCCATCGACCGCGACCCGCACATGTACTCGATGATCGCCTGCCTGGACGACGAGCCCTTCGGCTACTTCGAGATGTACTGGGCCAAGGAGAGCCGCATCGCGCCCTTCTACGACGTGGACGACCACGACCGAGGCTGGCACGTGCTGATCGGCGAGCCCGCGTTCCGCGGCAAGGCCTTCGCCACCGCATGGCTCACCTCGATCTCGCACTACATCTTCCTGTGCGACCCGCGCACCCAGCGTGCCGTGGGCGAGCCGCGCATCGACCACCTGCAGCAGATCCGAAACCTCGACAAGTCCGGCTACGCCAAGGTGAAGGAGTTCGACCTGCCGCACAAGCGCGCGCTGCTCGTGGTGATGCTGCGCGAACGCTATTTCACCGACGCCCTGTGGCTGCCCCGCAGCGACGGCGCCGCCACGCCTGCCCAACACTCTGCGTAA
- a CDS encoding formyltransferase family protein, protein MSKAKLVYILSLRNAAADKAGQHIAYKGEQRYMASPLEYLARALDETPLGDAYSLEGIVIDDDPGSPRDQAALQDYGFSCQPGKKWIFPSGLKTQGKALTDIFHSVPSEYRRLPLDAADRVAGKSRFERTLLDKLLMLQADIVVLDGLLVILDELVRPGAPLHRKIVNIHPGITRIESPYERRGAYATLDALHGAQGRKIVNWETMESVAVAPLFKTGASLHYVDNGIDSGEVIHDALRTAIDPEDTILELRWNNFNHSLFPALHEGLALLAEQRQPLTERIA, encoded by the coding sequence ATGTCCAAGGCCAAGCTCGTCTACATCCTGTCTTTGAGAAACGCCGCGGCCGACAAGGCCGGCCAGCACATTGCGTACAAGGGCGAGCAGCGCTACATGGCGTCCCCGCTCGAGTACCTGGCCAGGGCACTCGACGAAACCCCGCTGGGGGATGCCTATTCGCTCGAAGGCATCGTCATCGACGACGACCCGGGCTCGCCGCGCGACCAGGCCGCGCTGCAGGACTACGGCTTCTCTTGCCAGCCCGGCAAGAAATGGATCTTTCCGAGCGGGCTCAAGACGCAGGGCAAGGCGCTCACCGACATCTTTCATTCGGTGCCTTCCGAATACCGGCGTCTGCCGCTCGATGCGGCCGATCGCGTGGCCGGCAAGAGCCGCTTCGAACGCACGCTGCTCGACAAGCTGCTGATGCTGCAGGCCGACATCGTCGTGCTCGACGGGCTGCTCGTGATCCTCGACGAGCTGGTGCGGCCCGGCGCGCCGCTTCACCGCAAGATCGTCAACATCCATCCGGGCATCACGCGCATCGAGTCTCCCTACGAACGCCGCGGCGCCTACGCCACGCTCGATGCGCTGCACGGCGCGCAGGGCCGCAAGATCGTCAACTGGGAAACGATGGAAAGCGTGGCCGTCGCGCCGCTGTTCAAGACCGGCGCCTCGCTGCACTACGTGGACAACGGCATCGACTCCGGCGAGGTGATCCACGACGCGCTGCGCACCGCCATCGACCCCGAGGACACGATCCTCGAGCTGCGCTGGAACAACTTCAACCACAGCCTCTTCCCCGCCCTCCACGAGGGCCTGGCCCTGCTTGCAGAGCAACGGCAACCGCTCACCGAAAGAATCGCATGA
- the fhuF gene encoding siderophore-iron reductase FhuF, whose protein sequence is MIPLLEPLFQGELSVHGEKLQCADTVPTGAVRVAELTQSPALLADVLRRNARYKGVSGADWRPVASAWSLEYIAMLLPPVMAAASMLQHVFPIAAEHTWVRLDAHGGPLGFHIRHLGLSRHGADAADRYEPLLWQHLAPLFTALCGLTRLAPKILWSNTVRLMEPVFDVALAATGGAPSIAQDRQLLLHSATWPRDLRANPLHGRQRNAPVKLHRECCLNYLLPHEHHCNACPLAPEHRGFG, encoded by the coding sequence ATGATCCCGCTGCTGGAGCCCTTGTTCCAGGGCGAGCTGTCCGTGCACGGCGAGAAGCTGCAATGCGCGGACACGGTGCCCACCGGTGCAGTGCGTGTGGCGGAACTCACGCAGTCGCCCGCGCTGCTCGCCGACGTGCTGCGACGCAATGCGCGCTACAAAGGTGTCAGTGGCGCCGATTGGCGCCCCGTCGCATCCGCGTGGAGCCTCGAATACATCGCGATGCTGTTGCCGCCCGTGATGGCCGCGGCCAGCATGCTGCAGCATGTGTTCCCCATTGCGGCGGAACACACCTGGGTGCGGCTGGACGCGCACGGCGGTCCGCTCGGCTTTCATATCCGACACCTGGGCCTGTCGCGGCACGGCGCCGATGCCGCGGATCGCTATGAACCGCTGCTGTGGCAGCACCTCGCGCCACTCTTCACAGCCCTCTGCGGGCTGACACGGCTCGCGCCCAAGATTCTCTGGAGCAACACCGTGCGGCTCATGGAACCGGTGTTCGACGTGGCGCTGGCCGCAACAGGCGGCGCGCCGTCGATTGCACAGGACCGGCAGCTGCTGCTGCACAGCGCGACATGGCCGCGCGATCTTCGCGCCAACCCGCTGCACGGCCGCCAGCGCAATGCGCCCGTCAAGCTGCACCGGGAGTGCTGCCTCAACTACCTGCTGCCGCACGAGCACCACTGCAACGCATGCCCGCTGGCGCCGGAGCACCGCGGCTTCGGGTGA